One stretch of Clavelina lepadiformis chromosome 6, kaClaLepa1.1, whole genome shotgun sequence DNA includes these proteins:
- the LOC143463417 gene encoding ciliary microtubule inner protein 2B-like, with protein sequence MPRRSELFTEDPFYLPRYCGYLPQYKYRIGKTYGRHSVDILTDDSVRKSGRYVLTPVDPPRTDNVDERRMLLRSRADSWGNQNLTEQMVPGYTGFIPKRQHYFANTYGEVCKSALTHHELDQQEIKGKQTQLKRVLSLQSGTMRPTTDEDKSALTSRYQTPLRQQSADAKRYQSPQEFKPYGSPYFMENKHPMKWFKSGYTGFVPRSRELIALSYPTQSNKGLTMFSNDLKAQTVRSTQESPPPLSTRPKPPMDKTVIYPPNIGMIPHYTGYIPGYKYAIGHTYGQHTYNTLKLPPAEKIAPVA encoded by the exons ATGCCGAGAAGAAGTGAATTATTTACAGAAGATCCATTCTATTTGCCAAG GTATTGTGGCTACCTACCTCAGTACAAATACCGGATTGGAAAAACTTACGGACGCCACTCAGTGGACATACTGACAGATGACTCCGTACGAAAATCAGGACGTTACGTTCTCACTCCGGTAGATCCCCCTAGAACTGATAACGTCGATGAAAGGCGGATGCTGCTGAGGTCTCGAGCTGACAGTTGGGGAAACCAGAACTTAACAGAGCAGATGGTTCCAGGTTATACGG GTTTTATCCCTAAACGGCAGCACTACTTCGCAAACACTTACGGCGAAGTTTGTAAAAGTGCTTTGACGCATCACGAACTAGACCAGCAAGAAATTAAAGGAAAACAAACTCAATTGAAGAGAGTTTTAAGCTTGCAGTCAGGCACCATGAGACCAACAACTGATGAAGATAAATCG GCCCTTACTTCACGATATCAAACCCCGCTTCGCCAGCAGTCAGCAGATGCAAAACGTTACCAGTCACCACAGGAATTTAAACCGTACGGTTCTCCCTACTTTATGGAAAACAAACACCCAATGAAATGGTTTAAATCAG GATATACTGGATTCGTTCCACGAAGTCGAGAACTGATTGCCCTCAGCTATCCTACACAGAGTAACAAAGGTTTGACGATGTTTTCCAATGACCTGAAAGCACAGACAGTTCGTTCAACACAAGAAAGCCCTCCACCTCTGAGCACAAGGCCAAAACCACCTATGGATAAAACGGTTATTTATCCCCCAAACATTGGCATGATACCGCACTACACTGGATACATTCCCG GTTACAAATACGCGATCGGACACACGTATGGACAACACACGTACAACACTTTGAAACTGCCGCCTGCAGAGAAAATAGCGCCAGTGGCATGA